The genomic interval AGACGTTCTGACCCTGACAAAAGTGACGACAGACGTTCTGACCCTGAAAAAAGCTTCGACAGACGTTCTGACCCTGACAAAAGCTTCGACAGACGTTCTGACCCTGACAAAAGCTTCGACAAACGTTCTGACCCTGAAAAAAGCTTCGATAGACGTTCTGACCCTGAAAAAAGCTTCGACAGACGTTCTGACCCTGACAAAAGTGTCGACAGATGTTCTGACCCTGACAAAAGTGTCGACAGACGTTCTGACCCTGAAAAAAGTGTCGACAGACGTTCTGACCCTGACAAAAGTGTCGACAGACGTTCTGACCCTGAAAAAAGCTTCGACAGACGTTCTGACCCTGACAAAAGTGTCGACAGACGTTCTGACCCTGACAAAAGCTTCGATAGACGTTCTGACCCTGACAAAAGCTTCGACAGACGTTCTGACCCTGAAAAAAGCTTCGACAGACGTTCTGACCCTGACAAAAGCGTCGACAGACTTTCTGACCCTGAAAAAAGCTTCGACAGACGTTCTGACCCTGAAAAAAGCTTCGACAGACGTTCTGATCCTGACAAAAGCTTCGACAGACGTTCTGACCCTGAAAAAAGCTTCGACAGACGTTCTGACCCTGACAAAAGTGTCGACAGACTTTCTGATCCTGAAAAAAGCTTCGACAGACGGTCTGACCCTGACAAAAGTGTCGACAGACTTTCAGACCACGAGAAAAACGTCAACAGATATTCTGACCGCGAGTGCAGTCCAAAAAGAGGTTCTGAGAGCAAAAGTAGTGCCAACAGAGGTTCTGAGTTTAAGAACAGTGGTGACAGAGGTTCTGAGTGTGAGAACCGCCTTAACAGACTTTGTGAAGGCAAGAGCAggatcaaaatattttttaagcgTGAGAGCGGTGTAAACAGAGGTTCTGAGCTTCAAAACTTTGACAAAACTTCTGAACATGAGAGGAATGTCAGCAGAGGCGAGAACAGCATTAACCGACACTCTAAAGACAAGGGTGGCGCGAACAGAAGTTCTGAGCACAAGAGCAATGATGAAAGTGCCTCTGTGCACGACAGCAGTGCCGGCAGAAGTTTCAAAAGTGAGAGCAAGAACAACAGGGGTTTTGAGCGTTTCCTCAGTGTGCTCAACAGCGGCGTTGACATCAACAAGCTCAGTAAGATGATCAAAGAGGATGTAGATGATCTTCCAAAAACAACTTCTTCTAGTTTGAAAAAGGCCCCCAAGAGTGGAAGCCAGAAGTCTGACACTGGATCCTCGCTGCCAGGCTGCAGTGGGATCAGCAGCACAAAATCAAAGACTGACTCTGTCAATAAAGAGCTTTCCTTACCTGAAGACAATGAGGTGAAGAAAGTCAAAAGAAGGTGCAGTTTGGACTCCAGCAGCAAGTCAGAGCCCCCCCTTGAAGtgaggaagaaaaagaaagaggaaaaggaaCCCCAAAAGATAGATGAAAAGCACGAACAATTGCAAACCATTCTTCAAACTTTAGGTTTGAATCTGGATGTTGAGGAGTTGAGCAAACTTACAGATCGCACCCAGGAGAGGCTGTATGGAAGGAAGATTGAAGGCAGACAGACGAGCGACAGCAGGAAGGAGCAGGAGAGTCCACCGAGTTGCTCCCTCAAAAAACCCACCAGATCacgctcctcctcctcttcttcctcctcctcctcctcctcctcttcttcatcctcctcatcctcctctaGATCCGTCTCTAGAAGCCATAGTCGAAGCCCCTTGCGTCGTCGTCGGCGCTCTCGCAGCAGAGATGCGCATCGACGTTCTCGTGACCGAGGCGGTAATGGAGTGAAACGGCCGAACAGGACCAGAACAGAACCACAGAGGCCCAGTTACagaaagcaacaacaaacatttccttctccttACCCTGGTCAGTCTGCCTATCCCGATTACAACTTGTACCAATATGCCCAGTACATTAACTACTACAACGCCTACAGTGGTGCTATAAACTCCAATTGGCCATTTGCTCTAAATCAAAGTCATGTCAACCCACAGTCCTATTTACAATGGAACTCACTATTGGCAGAAATGGGGCTTTCCAACCACCCGGAACAGCTCTCTCTTCAAGATCTTATGCTAGTCATGAATCCAGACTTATCTGTGAGTGAAGGTCAGAGCAATGAGGCCTCTGGTTCTCGT from Girardinichthys multiradiatus isolate DD_20200921_A chromosome 5, DD_fGirMul_XY1, whole genome shotgun sequence carries:
- the LOC124868235 gene encoding serine/arginine repetitive matrix protein 2-like isoform X2 is translated as MNPYDWRYSTQRLQTHLEPDHQRVISSSSMGRVPRIAGDWEIHPMHTAVQPHSRIVACRELTPPSQNFPDPDGKPLNLEEEDPELARKKRELQELHEQIINKKATIAIKAIEMIVKTPSETDAPDDDELETCRPETLRDRVREILQQRSFSFFSKVKLSKLREQSAALRKDGVKQQHHPLKVRVKALRAHRLGDPCVLPPHRKKVPDVPPPLTTRSVVLPVKEESGADKGFERFLTVLNRGADINLKNMVPDVPLPHPDHIITCPAKQENTTSKGYERLLGVLKKVAAAAPNMNSKASDVSLPLPSQSDPPRIKKESSTNKGSENGSKASRGSEHESSSRSFKCESSANKGPELQSSTSRKFENKSNLDRRSDPEKSFDIRSDPDKSVDRRSDPDKSFDRRSDPDKSVDRRSDPDKSFDRRSDPDKSVDRRSDPEKSFDRRSDPDKSVDRRSDPDKSDDRRSDPEKSFDRRSDPDKSFDRRSDPDKSFDKRSDPEKSFDRRSDPEKSFDRRSDPDKSVDRCSDPDKSVDRRSDPEKSVDRRSDPDKSVDRRSDPEKSFDRRSDPDKSVDRRSDPDKSFDRRSDPDKSFDRRSDPEKSFDRRSDPDKSVDRLSDPEKSFDRRSDPEKSFDRRSDPDKSFDRRSDPEKSFDRRSDPDKSVDRLSDPEKSFDRRSDPDKSVDRLSDHEKNVNRYSDRECSPKRGSESKSSANRGSEFKNSGDRGSECENRLNRLCEGKSRIKIFFKRESGVNRGSELQNFDKTSEHERNVSRGENSINRHSKDKGGANRSSEHKSNDESASVHDSSAGRSFKSESKNNRGFERFLSVLNSGVDINKLSKMIKEDVDDLPKTTSSSLKKAPKSGSQKSDTGSSLPGCSGISSTKSKTDSVNKELSLPEDNEVKKVKRRCSLDSSSKSEPPLEVRKKKKEEKEPQKIDEKHEQLQTILQTLGLNLDVEELSKLTDRTQERLYGRKIEGRQTSDSRKEQESPPSCSLKKPTRSRSSSSSSSSSSSSSSSSSSSSSRSVSRSHSRSPLRRRRRSRSRDAHRRSRDRGGNGVKRPNRTRTEPQRPSYRKQQQTFPSPYPGQSAYPDYNLYQYAQYINYYNAYSGAINSNWPFALNQSHVNPQSYLQWNSLLAEMGLSNHPEQLSLQDLMLVMNPDLSVSEGQSNEASGSRCLTVVNTKPSSESRMMERRWHAKQEKHLSGLKKKENKKRKRKSESGDDSSEEMEKKPLEKKPAETFAVEKKASETVAMEKTVAETVATGEKTIVPKTSDSKRPPGNKGDDKAKTKEEKKNQLSEEEIRANLRERLLEFNRKARLMTQIPSSSIKPADSLNSELL
- the LOC124868235 gene encoding serine/arginine repetitive matrix protein 2-like isoform X1; protein product: MNPYDWRYSTQRLQTHLEPDHQRVISSSSMGRVPRIAGDWEIHPMHTAVQPHSRIVACRELTPPSQNFPDPDGKPLNLEEEDPELARKKRELQELHEQIINKKATIAIKAIEMIVKTPSETDAPDDDELETCRPETLRDRVREILQQRSFSFFSKVKLSKLREQSAALRKDGVKQQHHPLKVRVKALRAHRLGDPCVLPPHRKKVPDVPPPLTTRSVVLPVKEESGADKGFERFLTVLNRGADINLKNMVPDVPLPHPDHIITCPAKQENTTSKGYERLLGVLKKVAAAAPNMNSKVPDAPLLPPDHGITSPDKQQSATNKRYERLLSVLSKEAAPCLNTAASDVSLPLPSQSDPPRIKKESSTNKGSENGSKASRGSEHESSSRSFKCESSANKGPELQSSTSRKFENKSNLDRRSDPEKSFDIRSDPDKSVDRRSDPDKSFDRRSDPDKSVDRRSDPDKSFDRRSDPDKSVDRRSDPEKSFDRRSDPDKSVDRRSDPDKSDDRRSDPEKSFDRRSDPDKSFDRRSDPDKSFDKRSDPEKSFDRRSDPEKSFDRRSDPDKSVDRCSDPDKSVDRRSDPEKSVDRRSDPDKSVDRRSDPEKSFDRRSDPDKSVDRRSDPDKSFDRRSDPDKSFDRRSDPEKSFDRRSDPDKSVDRLSDPEKSFDRRSDPEKSFDRRSDPDKSFDRRSDPEKSFDRRSDPDKSVDRLSDPEKSFDRRSDPDKSVDRLSDHEKNVNRYSDRECSPKRGSESKSSANRGSEFKNSGDRGSECENRLNRLCEGKSRIKIFFKRESGVNRGSELQNFDKTSEHERNVSRGENSINRHSKDKGGANRSSEHKSNDESASVHDSSAGRSFKSESKNNRGFERFLSVLNSGVDINKLSKMIKEDVDDLPKTTSSSLKKAPKSGSQKSDTGSSLPGCSGISSTKSKTDSVNKELSLPEDNEVKKVKRRCSLDSSSKSEPPLEVRKKKKEEKEPQKIDEKHEQLQTILQTLGLNLDVEELSKLTDRTQERLYGRKIEGRQTSDSRKEQESPPSCSLKKPTRSRSSSSSSSSSSSSSSSSSSSSSRSVSRSHSRSPLRRRRRSRSRDAHRRSRDRGGNGVKRPNRTRTEPQRPSYRKQQQTFPSPYPGQSAYPDYNLYQYAQYINYYNAYSGAINSNWPFALNQSHVNPQSYLQWNSLLAEMGLSNHPEQLSLQDLMLVMNPDLSVSEGQSNEASGSRCLTVVNTKPSSESRMMERRWHAKQEKHLSGLKKKENKKRKRKSESGDDSSEEMEKKPLEKKPAETFAVEKKASETVAMEKTVAETVATGEKTIVPKTSDSKRPPGNKGDDKAKTKEEKKNQLSEEEIRANLRERLLEFNRKARLMTQIPSSSIKPADSLNSELL